A genomic window from Qipengyuania oceanensis includes:
- a CDS encoding 1-acyl-sn-glycerol-3-phosphate acyltransferase yields MATQTERKPSLSSRIVRAIIEAVYRWQGWRIEGDLPDIPKYVIAGAPHTSNWDFVFFTGATAAQGVRPNFMGKHTLFTGAMRNFMFDMGGIPVDRTKRANYVEQVADEFEKRDRLALVIAAEGTRSSNGEWRSGFYHIARAANVPIVPAWVIPKQHRLGFGPAIMPRESYAETLAEIARFLRSKRPDFSRYKVLEAQAQRLIEEETHG; encoded by the coding sequence AAACAGAGCGCAAGCCGTCGCTGTCGTCGCGCATCGTGCGCGCGATCATAGAGGCGGTCTATCGCTGGCAGGGTTGGCGGATCGAAGGCGATCTGCCCGACATTCCCAAGTATGTCATCGCCGGCGCGCCGCACACTTCCAACTGGGACTTCGTATTCTTCACCGGGGCCACCGCGGCCCAGGGTGTCAGGCCCAATTTCATGGGCAAGCACACGCTGTTCACGGGCGCGATGCGCAACTTCATGTTCGACATGGGCGGCATTCCCGTCGATCGCACCAAGCGGGCCAATTACGTCGAACAGGTTGCCGACGAATTCGAAAAGCGTGACCGGCTCGCGCTCGTGATCGCCGCTGAAGGGACGCGTTCGTCGAACGGGGAGTGGCGCTCGGGCTTCTATCATATCGCGCGCGCCGCCAACGTGCCGATCGTGCCTGCTTGGGTGATACCGAAGCAGCACCGGCTCGGCTTCGGCCCGGCGATCATGCCGCGCGAAAGCTATGCCGAGACGCTCGCGGAAATCGCCCGCTTCCTGCGTTCCAAGCGGCCGGACTTCAGCCGCTACAAGGTGCTCGAGGCGCAGGCGCAGCGTCTCATCGAGGAGGAAACACATGGTTGA
- a CDS encoding TetR/AcrR family transcriptional regulator gives MTGEAEDRHALVKAAMQAIERRGEAVSRATLASESGIARARIERIFPEEEDLFDAVVEQWFAPHIAIMEEVLASDLPITRKVYEFFARRFKVQRDRYLRDPSAFATYCDLGGTHFERVRSYVDLADHYTCELIAQAQAEGHFPGLEIDEALSLINQMVTPYTMPDVLLYMEERLTEAKLARIVETIFAGLSGEDRGSAGVAGLRTAP, from the coding sequence ATGACCGGAGAAGCAGAAGACCGCCACGCCCTCGTCAAGGCGGCAATGCAGGCGATCGAGCGGCGCGGCGAAGCAGTCTCGCGTGCCACTCTCGCCAGCGAAAGCGGCATTGCCCGCGCCCGGATCGAGCGCATTTTCCCGGAAGAAGAAGACCTGTTCGACGCGGTCGTCGAACAATGGTTCGCGCCCCACATCGCGATCATGGAAGAGGTGCTGGCATCGGACCTGCCGATAACGCGCAAGGTCTACGAATTCTTCGCGCGGCGCTTCAAGGTCCAGCGCGATCGCTATCTCCGGGATCCGTCGGCATTTGCGACCTATTGCGACCTTGGTGGTACGCACTTCGAACGCGTTCGCTCCTATGTCGACCTGGCGGATCACTACACTTGCGAACTCATCGCCCAGGCGCAGGCCGAAGGGCATTTCCCGGGGCTCGAGATCGACGAGGCTCTCTCGCTCATCAACCAGATGGTCACGCCCTACACCATGCCCGACGTGCTGCTGTACATGGAAGAGCGGCTGACCGAGGCGAAGCTGGCACGGATCGTCGAGACGATCTTCGCCGGGCTTTCGGGCGAGGATCGCGGTTCGGCGGGCGTGGCAGGGTTGCGCACCGCGCCCTGA
- a CDS encoding DUF1295 domain-containing protein: MVEALLVNAVILLAVVLALWAISVRIDDVSFIDSFWGAGMGLMAITSWLQLERPGALAGLLLAMTCAWGFRLGIHLLRRWRREGEDQRYKRILRKDREKGRFAFAALTKVWLGQAVLLFLVSSPAQVGILASEAPAPVAGIAWAGIALYLVGIFFEWTGDWQLARFKADPSNEGKILDTGLWRYTRHPNYFGDACAWWGIWLVTASAGWEWALYTVAGPIFLTFTLTKWSGAALLESGMKKKRGDKYADYIARTSAFIPMPPKARG; this comes from the coding sequence ATGGTTGAAGCCCTGCTGGTCAATGCGGTAATCCTGCTGGCGGTCGTCCTGGCGCTATGGGCGATTTCGGTGCGGATCGACGACGTGTCGTTCATCGACAGCTTCTGGGGCGCCGGGATGGGCCTCATGGCGATCACCAGCTGGCTGCAGCTCGAGCGGCCAGGCGCGCTTGCCGGCCTGCTGCTGGCTATGACCTGCGCCTGGGGATTCCGGCTCGGCATTCACCTTCTGCGCCGCTGGCGGCGCGAGGGCGAGGACCAGCGCTACAAGCGCATCTTGCGCAAGGATCGCGAGAAGGGGCGCTTCGCCTTTGCCGCGCTGACCAAGGTGTGGCTGGGCCAGGCGGTGCTGCTGTTTCTCGTCTCCAGCCCCGCGCAGGTCGGCATCCTCGCCAGCGAGGCACCGGCTCCTGTCGCCGGCATCGCCTGGGCAGGCATCGCGCTTTACCTGGTCGGCATCTTCTTCGAATGGACCGGCGATTGGCAGCTTGCCCGGTTCAAGGCCGATCCGTCCAACGAGGGCAAGATCCTCGACACCGGCCTGTGGCGCTACACGCGGCACCCGAACTATTTCGGCGATGCCTGTGCGTGGTGGGGCATCTGGCTGGTCACCGCGTCGGCGGGGTGGGAGTGGGCGCTCTACACCGTGGCCGGTCCGATCTTCCTGACCTTTACGCTGACGAAATGGTCGGGCGCGGCCTTGCTCGAATCGGGGATGAAGAAGAAGCGGGGCGACAAATACGCCGACTACATCGCGAGAACTTCCGCCTTCATTCCGATGCCCCCCAAGGCGCGCGGCTGA